The Spongiibacter tropicus DSM 19543 genome includes a region encoding these proteins:
- a CDS encoding hydantoinase/oxoprolinase family protein yields MRRIAVDIGGTFTDCFVSWDSRFVQTKALTSHHNLALGFNDALDQSCEILNVDRRELLQAVDSVRYATTLGTNALIERRGPKVGLLITSGFDSTIPISRGRGYGDGLPDEKARDLSRARRPDPIVPIARIRTVKQRMNYRGEVLMDLDEQDVRNKLKELVDAGVQAIVVNMINSVENPEHELRIQEIFEEEFPSSMLGAIPMVLSHQVVGRKGEYVRTSSAIIDAFLHSAMYFAMNALEQNLRENGYDRPMLLVHNSGGMAQLNSTDALKTLHSGPVAGIHAAGQLALQGDVQNIVCGDMGGTSFDIGLITEGGTKHYDFSPVVDRWRVTLPMVHLVTLGAGGGSIASYDPIFDTVRIGPESAGSDPGPACYDRGGMNPTVSDADLILGYLDPENYAKGAIPLNKRRSYQALEDICDEMDIDEVDAALLIKSMADSEMAAGLVRELNGGGYQACDFVFLAYGGNGPLHCCGIADKAGIRRILAPPYSSVFSACGGAGLDQMHIHEKNVSLGFYNKHTRSLYNQYDAFNALVADLEEKGRQDLLRQGFKDEDIQYVLELDMRYGIQKMEISIALDNRRLSKPGEVLAAIEQMNDDFGKRYGKEIVSPESGVWVTTIRVVSRVDLGTVTFDDLAPPAQRIAPPTPVAHRECHFQAADGAVATPIYGIEALQPGVQIDGPAIVNPGETTYLVEPGWTYVAAAQGAVWFLRNTPSDE; encoded by the coding sequence ATGAGACGTATTGCAGTAGATATCGGCGGTACCTTCACCGACTGCTTTGTCAGTTGGGATTCCCGCTTTGTACAGACCAAGGCACTGACCAGTCACCACAATCTGGCATTGGGCTTTAATGATGCGCTGGATCAGTCCTGCGAAATTCTTAACGTTGACCGGCGCGAGTTGTTGCAGGCGGTGGATTCTGTGCGTTACGCCACCACTCTGGGCACCAACGCGTTGATCGAGCGCCGTGGCCCCAAGGTCGGCCTGCTGATTACCAGCGGCTTCGACAGCACCATTCCCATCTCCCGCGGTCGCGGGTACGGCGATGGTCTGCCGGATGAGAAGGCCCGCGATCTGTCCCGTGCCCGGCGCCCCGATCCCATTGTTCCCATTGCGCGGATTCGCACCGTCAAACAGCGGATGAACTACCGTGGCGAGGTGTTGATGGACCTCGATGAGCAAGATGTGCGCAACAAGCTCAAGGAGCTGGTGGATGCCGGTGTGCAGGCCATCGTGGTGAACATGATCAACTCGGTGGAAAACCCCGAGCACGAGCTGCGTATTCAGGAGATCTTCGAAGAGGAGTTTCCCTCCTCGATGCTCGGCGCGATTCCCATGGTGCTCTCCCATCAGGTGGTCGGGCGCAAGGGCGAATACGTGCGGACCTCGTCGGCCATTATCGACGCCTTCCTGCATTCCGCCATGTATTTCGCAATGAACGCGCTGGAGCAGAACCTGCGGGAAAACGGTTACGACCGGCCGATGCTGTTGGTGCATAACTCCGGCGGTATGGCGCAGTTGAACTCCACCGATGCGCTGAAGACCCTGCACTCGGGCCCCGTTGCCGGCATTCATGCCGCCGGTCAGCTCGCCCTGCAGGGCGATGTACAGAATATTGTCTGCGGCGATATGGGCGGCACTTCCTTCGATATCGGTCTGATTACCGAGGGCGGCACCAAACACTACGATTTCAGCCCGGTGGTTGATCGCTGGCGAGTCACCTTGCCGATGGTGCACCTGGTGACATTGGGGGCCGGGGGTGGCTCTATCGCCAGCTACGACCCCATCTTCGACACCGTGCGCATCGGTCCGGAAAGTGCGGGCAGTGACCCCGGTCCGGCCTGCTACGACCGCGGCGGTATGAACCCCACCGTCAGTGATGCCGACCTGATCCTCGGCTACCTCGATCCGGAGAACTATGCCAAGGGCGCGATTCCGTTGAATAAGCGTCGCTCGTATCAGGCGCTGGAAGATATCTGCGACGAGATGGATATCGACGAGGTGGACGCGGCTCTGCTGATCAAGTCCATGGCCGACAGCGAAATGGCGGCGGGACTGGTGCGCGAACTCAATGGCGGCGGTTATCAGGCCTGCGACTTTGTCTTTCTGGCCTACGGCGGCAATGGTCCGCTGCACTGCTGCGGCATTGCCGACAAGGCGGGCATTCGCCGTATTCTGGCGCCGCCCTACAGCAGCGTGTTCTCCGCCTGTGGCGGTGCCGGGCTGGACCAGATGCACATCCACGAGAAGAACGTCTCACTGGGCTTTTACAACAAGCACACTCGCTCGTTGTACAACCAGTACGACGCTTTCAACGCGCTGGTTGCCGATCTGGAAGAAAAGGGGCGACAGGATCTGCTGCGTCAGGGCTTCAAGGACGAGGACATTCAGTACGTGCTCGAACTGGATATGCGCTATGGCATTCAGAAAATGGAAATCAGTATCGCGCTGGACAATCGCCGACTGAGCAAACCGGGCGAAGTGCTGGCCGCCATTGAGCAGATGAACGACGACTTCGGCAAACGCTACGGCAAGGAGATCGTATCGCCCGAGTCGGGAGTGTGGGTCACCACCATTCGCGTCGTATCACGGGTGGATTTGGGCACGGTCACCTTTGATGATCTTGCGCCTCCTGCGCAGCGTATCGCGCCGCCGACGCCGGTGGCACATCGGGAGTGTCACTTCCAGGCCGCCGACGGTGCGGTAGCGACCCCGATCTACGGTATCGAGGCCCTGCAGCCCGGCGTGCAGATCGATGGACCCGCCATCGTCAATCCCGGCGAAACCACGTACCTGGTCGAGCCCGGCTGGACCTATGTCGCGGCAGCACAGGGCGCGGTGTGGTTTCTGCGCAATACCCCCTCTGACGAATAA
- a CDS encoding hydantoinase B/oxoprolinase family protein — protein MTTNTPALNPDTADESTLVNTFLSKNRAFLGPDPEIQRNHHVAPRSEREERVLSGEVDNNLFAEIRSGLRAALDETFKIAEMTVASPAAQCADMSTGYFTASGDLSLASTRGVAGFTVSLHYPIRFIRKYFEQDETVGIKEGDGFLLNDAHYGGIHSPDQHLFMPIFDQGEIVSWCVCAMHEGEIGARVPGGMGPMIESPWDEGLRGSPIKVVENYALKTDLVTFLQNSCREPQTMLADLKARLAACCRLERRGKEHIARYGIDSVIGFLRSNVEFMRDEGRRRIAELPDGTVRTQFYIDDTMREPALMKVVYNFTVKGDKVIVDLRGSSPELFNRPINSLLSTQVLGVAITLAHHIWPDMPCAQAIIDCFEFITDPGTIPDCSDQVPVALCVQPMFKIMTAAELAFAKLYFGAPKQYGKTKAGWFNQPAAIIYGGINQHQDSCGNMCGDLNGMAGGAKCDEDGEHSIAPCFGANVDIGESEEAEEQLPFIYAISKRIWPGNCGFGKFRGGAAYEYGLMRYGEQPFGFQTFTAGSYFPSTFGLFGGYACPTYGTARVRGKNLFKTMKETPELFEASMATIMNERPIEGAEYTSHSMAVAFELYPEGELFMTSQGGGGGYGDVLDRDPELVVKDLEEGLISHTTASSLYGLVYDEKTLAADLEATAERRDAIRRARIEKGLSWDAFMATRVKAQPPEGVPFFGAWNDSKELYCGPFGKALPGELPPIILPDPKDVEIQELKAKLNALQG, from the coding sequence ATGACAACGAATACCCCCGCATTGAATCCGGATACCGCCGACGAGAGCACGCTGGTCAATACCTTTCTCAGCAAGAACCGGGCGTTTCTCGGTCCCGATCCGGAAATTCAGCGCAACCACCATGTGGCGCCGCGCAGCGAGCGCGAAGAGCGCGTCCTCTCCGGCGAGGTCGACAATAATCTGTTTGCCGAGATCCGCTCCGGTTTGCGGGCCGCGCTGGACGAGACCTTCAAGATTGCCGAGATGACGGTGGCCTCACCTGCGGCGCAGTGCGCGGATATGTCTACCGGTTACTTCACCGCCTCGGGTGACCTGTCACTGGCCTCGACCCGCGGTGTGGCCGGCTTCACTGTGAGCCTGCATTACCCCATTCGTTTCATTCGCAAATATTTCGAGCAGGATGAAACAGTGGGTATTAAAGAGGGCGATGGTTTCCTGCTCAACGACGCCCACTACGGCGGTATTCACAGCCCGGACCAGCACCTGTTCATGCCGATTTTTGATCAGGGCGAAATCGTTAGCTGGTGTGTCTGCGCGATGCACGAAGGGGAAATCGGCGCGCGGGTGCCCGGGGGTATGGGGCCGATGATTGAGTCGCCCTGGGACGAAGGGCTGCGCGGTTCACCTATTAAAGTGGTGGAAAATTACGCGCTGAAAACCGATCTGGTGACCTTTCTGCAGAACAGTTGTCGCGAGCCCCAGACCATGCTGGCCGACCTCAAGGCGCGGCTGGCGGCCTGCTGCCGACTTGAGCGCCGAGGCAAGGAACATATCGCTCGCTACGGCATTGATTCGGTTATCGGCTTTCTGCGCAGCAATGTGGAATTCATGCGTGACGAAGGGCGTCGACGTATTGCCGAGCTGCCGGACGGCACTGTGCGCACCCAGTTCTACATTGATGACACCATGCGCGAACCCGCGCTGATGAAGGTGGTGTACAACTTTACGGTGAAGGGTGACAAGGTCATCGTCGATCTGCGTGGCAGCTCGCCCGAGCTGTTTAACCGTCCCATCAACAGCCTGCTCAGCACCCAGGTGCTGGGTGTGGCAATCACCCTGGCCCACCATATCTGGCCGGATATGCCTTGTGCGCAGGCCATTATCGACTGCTTCGAGTTCATCACCGATCCGGGCACCATTCCCGACTGTAGCGATCAGGTGCCGGTGGCGCTGTGTGTGCAGCCCATGTTCAAAATCATGACGGCGGCCGAACTGGCCTTCGCCAAACTCTACTTCGGTGCGCCCAAGCAGTATGGCAAAACCAAGGCCGGATGGTTTAACCAGCCCGCCGCCATTATCTACGGCGGCATCAACCAGCATCAGGATTCCTGCGGCAATATGTGCGGCGACCTGAACGGCATGGCCGGGGGCGCAAAATGCGATGAGGACGGCGAACACAGCATCGCCCCCTGTTTCGGTGCCAATGTGGATATCGGCGAGAGCGAAGAAGCGGAAGAGCAACTGCCGTTTATCTATGCGATTTCCAAGCGCATCTGGCCGGGCAACTGTGGCTTTGGCAAATTCCGCGGCGGCGCGGCCTACGAATACGGCCTGATGCGCTACGGTGAACAGCCTTTCGGCTTCCAGACCTTTACCGCCGGCTCCTACTTCCCGTCGACCTTCGGGCTGTTCGGCGGCTATGCCTGTCCGACCTATGGCACGGCGCGGGTACGTGGCAAAAACCTGTTCAAGACGATGAAAGAAACCCCGGAGCTGTTCGAGGCGTCCATGGCCACCATCATGAATGAGCGGCCCATCGAAGGTGCCGAATACACCAGTCATTCGATGGCGGTGGCTTTTGAACTGTATCCGGAAGGCGAGCTGTTCATGACCAGTCAGGGCGGCGGTGGCGGCTACGGCGATGTGCTGGACCGCGATCCGGAGCTGGTGGTGAAAGACCTTGAAGAGGGCCTGATCAGTCACACCACGGCCAGTTCGCTCTACGGGCTGGTCTACGACGAGAAGACCCTGGCTGCCGATCTGGAGGCCACGGCCGAGCGCCGCGATGCCATACGCCGTGCGCGTATTGAGAAGGGCCTCAGTTGGGATGCGTTTATGGCGACCCGCGTCAAGGCGCAGCCACCCGAGGGCGTGCCGTTCTTCGGTGCCTGGAACGACTCCAAGGAACTCTACTGCGGGCCTTTCGGCAAGGCGCTTCCCGGTGAACTGCCGCCGATTATTTTGCCTGATCCCAAAGACGTGGAGATTCAGGAATTGAAAGCGAAGCTAAACGCTTTGCAGGGCTAG
- a CDS encoding acetone carboxylase subunit gamma, which yields MKVQVTEYLRVDLNEEQWECNRCDHVLGSARENYKHFLLIHDRNPREVHEPLLDPERYRFCFSPDPEVCVIYEFYCPNCGVMMDVEYTVPGHAPLHDLELDIDSLREKWRGVPDSSTGSVKA from the coding sequence ATGAAAGTTCAGGTAACCGAATACCTCAGGGTCGACCTCAATGAAGAGCAGTGGGAATGCAATCGCTGTGACCATGTGCTGGGTTCTGCGCGAGAAAACTACAAGCATTTTTTGCTGATCCACGACCGCAATCCCCGCGAAGTTCACGAGCCGCTGCTGGACCCGGAGCGCTACCGTTTCTGCTTCTCGCCAGACCCGGAAGTCTGCGTGATCTATGAATTCTACTGCCCTAACTGTGGCGTGATGATGGACGTGGAATACACCGTTCCCGGCCACGCACCCCTGCACGATCTGGAATTGGACATCGACTCGCTGCGGGAGAAATGGCGCGGTGTGCCGGACAGCAGCACTGGCAGCGTCAAGGCATAA